The genome window AGAGTCCTTCTTTTTCATCCAAAGCAGAAGAAAACATCAGCCCCTTTAAACGGCAAAAGAAGCGATCACAATATTTCGCTGTAATCCATGGGGAATATGGATGGGTATGATTAATGACGCGAACGAGCAATTAGGCTTTCACCTCACGAAGGACTCGGTCAACGCTATCCAGCAACTCTTGAGGGCGGAAAGGTTTGCAAATGTAATCCTGTACTTTGGCAATATGCAAGCCGAGAACGCGATCAATATCCTGTGCCTTAGCAGTAATCACGATTACCGGAATGTGTTTGGTAGATGGATTGGCTCTCAACTGCTGATAAACTTCCCAACCATCCATACCAGGCATCATTAAATCCAGCAATATCAAATCTGGAGGGTCATGGAAGATCAAATCTAACCCTTTCTGTCCCCCATGAGCCCCCTTCACTTCAAATCCCCGGGGGGTTAAGATGCGGGTAACGAGGTCAATCAAATCCAGATCGTCCTCAATATACACCACCACAGTTTTTTTATTCGCTTCTTCCATAACGCCCTCTTGACATTAGTTTACCATAATGTTCTGGAGATGATGCAAGAAAATTCACGACGTTAAATAATTAGAGCGGCCTTCACGCCGCTCTATCTCACATGAACCTTTTAGTTTTTCTGTTGAGAGGCTTTTTTGATGAGTTCAACAACCTCTGGGAAATCGATGCCTAAACGACGCACGGTCTCCAACGTAGGAACCCCGTTTTGATCCCATCCCCGGCGCTTATATACAGCATCCAGAAGTTGTTCATAGCGTTCTTCACGCATTTTTCTCAACGCCCTGATTTTCTCTTCGGTAGTCATGCTCGTTGGGTCTATTCCTGCCTCGCGGAGTTGCTCGTCATAACGTTCTCGCCGCGACTCGTACTCTTGGGCTGTTACAGGTCCCATTGCCCGATACGGAGGACGATCCCATTTTCGCGTTCCAAATCCCAGACGCAAATTGAACAATCGCTGGAAATTGTACACCTTCTCCGATTGGAGGATAATCCCGTCAATATCAATAGGCTCTCCCGTTACCCCTTCATATAACCAGGTGTAATTTTCAACATGTTCCGGCACCTTTTGAGGCTCTTTGGCAGTTTTGTTGCTTTCAGGAATAATATCATTCCAGGGGAGTTTACATAACCCATGAATGCTGAACCAGGTACGCCACATGGGGAAGTAATGCAAGGCTTCTGCCTTTGCCTCAAAGGTAGGCAGTTGTTTGTGAACCATCTCCATAAAAATAAGCCACGCTTCATCATGTTGTGCGCCTTTATTTGCCATGGCGTATCCGCCTTGCTGAGCAAGGGATTCCTTCGACATATACTCGGAGATTTCCAAGCCTTTCACTTCCATGCCGATATCCTGCATCAATTGGGGATCGGCGCCGAATTTTTCCACAAAATAATTCTTCATGAAACGAACGCCATGCCCTACAATGACACCAAAACCTTCTCCGCGTGCCATTTGATGAATTAATTCAAGCGCTACATCAGCATTCCCCCAGGTAAGTTCCAATCCTCCGGTAATTTCTTTATTAAGAATCCCATACTCATAGCACTCAAAAGCAAAAGCAAGGGAATTTCCCAGAGAAATCACATCAATCCCATACGTATCCGCGTAGAAACTGATTTCCAATACATCTTCGGGATTGAAGATTTTCAGATTTGAGCCAATGGCTCCCAGCGTCTCATACTCGGGGCCATCCACACGGACGGCTTCCCCTTTGTAAGGGCCTGTGCGCAAATGAAAATGCGGCACACTGTGTGCACAAGACATACTACATCCATACCAGCATCCATCCGGATACTTGGTATCAAAACGGGCTTTCCAAACCTCCCCATTAATCCGACTGGCATCTGGATGAGAGCCATAGCGGAAATTTTCAATGGGAAGCAAATCAAAACGATTCATGATCTCAACCAGATAAGGCGTTCCTGTATGTCGCATATCATTTTGAGAGGCATCAAACAAAGCAATTTCGCGATTAATCCTTTGTCCTGCCTTTCTCAATAACTCTGGTTTGGCAGGGCCATTGCTCAGGGGACCCATCTGACTGTAACGCACCACAATTGCTTTGATGCGTTTATCCCGCATGACACGCCCCATTCCGCCCCGAGCAGCCTGCTTGATGCGGGTATCCTTTCGTTTGGGGTCGTAATAACTGATGTTCAAACCACACATCGGAATATGATCAGCCGCCTGGCCAGAAGATATTACGGAGATAGAACGCCAATCCTCTTCGTCTTTTGCATACATCTCGGTCAACTGGCGGTTTAGAATGTGCGTATCCAGCACTTCAAGAGGTGCTT of Anaerolinea thermophila UNI-1 contains these proteins:
- a CDS encoding response regulator transcription factor, producing MEEANKKTVVVYIEDDLDLIDLVTRILTPRGFEVKGAHGGQKGLDLIFHDPPDLILLDLMMPGMDGWEVYQQLRANPSTKHIPVIVITAKAQDIDRVLGLHIAKVQDYICKPFRPQELLDSVDRVLREVKA
- a CDS encoding aldehyde ferredoxin oxidoreductase family protein — translated: MAIPSVDVLRQSHRLLAEYQYEILPVVHGYANRTLYINLSEMRIQSKPVTEEMKKTFTGGRGFGLWLLWNATTPQTRWDSPENELIITGGPIGGITQYPGTGKCTVLAISPLTHTVCDSNGGGYFGPYLKFSGWDALEIQGKADKDVIIFIDGDEGIVRVEEAPLEVLDTHILNRQLTEMYAKDEEDWRSISVISSGQAADHIPMCGLNISYYDPKRKDTRIKQAARGGMGRVMRDKRIKAIVVRYSQMGPLSNGPAKPELLRKAGQRINREIALFDASQNDMRHTGTPYLVEIMNRFDLLPIENFRYGSHPDASRINGEVWKARFDTKYPDGCWYGCSMSCAHSVPHFHLRTGPYKGEAVRVDGPEYETLGAIGSNLKIFNPEDVLEISFYADTYGIDVISLGNSLAFAFECYEYGILNKEITGGLELTWGNADVALELIHQMARGEGFGVIVGHGVRFMKNYFVEKFGADPQLMQDIGMEVKGLEISEYMSKESLAQQGGYAMANKGAQHDEAWLIFMEMVHKQLPTFEAKAEALHYFPMWRTWFSIHGLCKLPWNDIIPESNKTAKEPQKVPEHVENYTWLYEGVTGEPIDIDGIILQSEKVYNFQRLFNLRLGFGTRKWDRPPYRAMGPVTAQEYESRRERYDEQLREAGIDPTSMTTEEKIRALRKMREERYEQLLDAVYKRRGWDQNGVPTLETVRRLGIDFPEVVELIKKASQQKN